In one Rhopalosiphum padi isolate XX-2018 chromosome 3, ASM2088224v1, whole genome shotgun sequence genomic region, the following are encoded:
- the LOC132927903 gene encoding serine-aspartate repeat-containing protein I-like — translation MFVDEVPAAVLIDDVPAAVLIDDVPDVMLIEDVPDTMLIEDVPDADPIPDVIDAVLVDEVPEEEPTPEVIDEVPDEESIPDVIDEVPDEEPIPDVIDEVPDEEHIPDVIDEVPDEEHIPNVIDEVSDEESIPDVIDAVPIDNIPRTLRDDLQADSDSDSDFDSDGNDFYDADNIYDQTNAYVHHSEIETDANVIYGNDNVYGIPEAATDDDDEDINAKAILRQQLSLPDYNYGMDNVNNVREAAAAAAADDDDINAKAFLRQQLSLPDYNYGMDNVGDVPEAAAADYDEDINAKAILRQQLSLPDYHFGMDNVGDVPEAAAADYDEDINAKAILRQQLSLPDYHYGMDNVGDVPETAADAAAADDHDDDDDINAKAVLRQQLSLPNINYEADNIGDVPEAAAADAAAAADAADAANAAADDADAAADDAAAAAADDDDNDDINAKAGPSQQLSLPNNSELIEEINLQLPSAIDSKTIFRREIVDKDPNDPTFGDGFEVDKMFGPMRRRNEIYYHLQWRKGIYSGVGVLEATIIYKKWPDIALTFYQKYYGNL, via the exons ATGTTTGTTGACGAAGTTCCTGCTGCGGTGCTTATTGACGATGTTCCTGCCGCGGTGCTTATTGACGATGTTCCTGACGTGATGCTTATTGAAGATGTTCCTGACACGATGCTTATTGAAGATGTTCCTGACGCGGATCCTATTCCCGATGTTATTGATGCGGTGCTTGTTGACGAAGTTCCTGAAGAGGAGCCTACTCCCGAAGTTATTGACGAAGTTCCTGACGAGGAGTCTATTCCCGATGTTATTGACGAAGTTCCTGACGAGGAGCCAATTCCCGACGTTATTGACGAAGTTCCTGACGAGGAGCATATTCCCGACGTTATTGACGAAGTTCCTGACGAGGAGCATATTCCCAATGTTATTGACGAAGTTTCTGACGAGGAGTCTATTCCCGATGTTATTGATGCGGTGCCCATTGACAATATTCCTCGCACCCTCAGAGACGATCTTCAAGCCGACTCCGATTCCGATTCCGACTTCGACTCCGACGGCAACGATTTCTATGATGCCGATAATATCTACGACCAGACGAACGCCTACGTCCACCACTCTGAAATTGAAACTGACGCCAACGTTATCTACGGAAACGACAATGTCTATGGCATTCCGGAAGCCGCCACCGACGATGACGACGAGGACATAAACGCAAAGGCCATCCTAAGACAGCAGTTGTCGTTACCCGATTACAACTACGGAATGGATAACGTTAATAACGTACGggaagccgccgccgccgccgccgccgacgacgacgatataAACGCAAAGGCTTTCCTAAGACAGCAGTTGTCGTTACCCGATTACAACTACGGAATGGATAACGTTGGTGACGTCCCggaagccgccgccgccgactacGACGAGGACATAAACGCAAAGGCCATCCTAAGACAGCAGTTGTCGTTACCCGATTACCACTTCGGAATGGATAACGTTGGTGACGTCCCagaagccgccgccgccgactacGACGAGGACATAAACGCAAAGGCCATCCTAAGACAGCAGTTGTCGTTACCTGATTACCACTACGGAATGGATAACGTTGGTGACGTTCCGGAAACCGCCGCCGATGCAGCCGCCGCCGACgaccacgacgacgacgacgatataaATGCCAAGGCCGTCCTAAGACAGCAGTTGTCGTTACCCAACATTAATTATGAAGCCGACAACATTGGTGACGTTCCggaagccgccgccgccgatgccgccgccgccgctgatGCCGCCGATGCCGCCAATGCCGCCGCCGATGACGCCGATGCCGCCGCCGATgacgctgccgccgccgccgctgacgacgacgacaacgacgacatAAATGCCAAGGCCGGCCCCAGTCAACAGTTGTCGTTACCAAACAA ttcTGAGCTAATCGAAGAAATAAATCTCCAATTACCATCAGCCATAGACTCCAAAACTATTTTCCGAAGAGAAATAGTTGATAAGGATCCAAATGATCCTACATTTGGTGATGGATTTGAAGTTGATAAAATGTTTGGTCCAATGAGAAGAAGAAACGAAATTTATTACCATCTTCAATGGCGAAAAGGCATTTACTCTGGTGTAGGTGTACTTGAggctactattatttataaaaaatggccTGATATTGCGCTCACGTTTTACCAGAAATATTATGGAAACTTATAA